From one Humulus lupulus chromosome 8, drHumLupu1.1, whole genome shotgun sequence genomic stretch:
- the LOC133794437 gene encoding uncharacterized protein LOC133794437, with protein sequence MTDYAQEQEMEIEALEAILMDEFKEIHSGESGLNTSNRCFQIKVVPQDDEADFDSSPVQLGLIFSHTEKYPDEPPLLNVTSLRGIRPEDLRIMKEKLQQEASENLGMAMMYTLVSSAKEWLSERFAQDTDTDNAEAEEATKDDVIIPHGEPVTVETFLAWRERFEAELALERAKLMPESALAAPKEKKLSGRQWFESGRMKGTVTVNEVSDEEDDEDIDFDDDDDFEDDEEDMLEHYLAEKSDSSAHSSKRGN encoded by the exons ATGACGG ACTATGCACAGGAGCAAGAGATGGAAATCGAAGCATTAGAAGCAATTCTTATGGATGAGTTCAAAG AAATTCACTCTGGAGAGAGTGGGTTAAATACTTCCAACCGGTGCTTCCAAATAAAAGTGGTTCCACAG GATGATGAAGCAGATTTTGATTCTTCTCCAg TTCAGCTAGGTTTGATTTTTTCGCACACAGAAAAATATCCTGATGAACCTCCACTTTTAAATGTTACAAG TTTACGAGGAATTCGACCCGAAGATCTTAGAATAATGAAAGAAAAGCTTCAACAAGAG GCATCTGAAAATCTTGGTATGGCCATGATGTACACCCTTGTCTCATCAGCTAAGGAATGGCTCTCTGAACGATTTGCTCAAGACACTGACACTGATAATGCTGAAGCAGAAGAAGCAACAAAAGATGAT GTAATCATCCCACATGGTGAACCAGTGACAGTTGAAACGTTCCTAGCTTGGAGAGAGAGGTTTGAAGCGGAGTTGGCACTCGAACGAGCAAA GCTAATGCCCGAGTCTGCGCTTGCAGCACCTAAGGAAAAGAAGCTTTCGGGAAGACAATGGTTTGAAAGTGGAAGAATG AAAGGTACAGTTACAGTCAATGAAGTTTCTGacgaagaagatgatgaagatatTGACttcgatgatgatgatgattttgaaG ATGACGAAGAAGATATGCTTGAGCACTACTTGGCTGAGAAATCAGACTCATCCGCACATTCGTCCAAGAGAGGCAACTGA
- the LOC133794436 gene encoding uncharacterized protein LOC133794436, giving the protein MLLPVSGLGMNSAMDDMNLIQQAQRHHLVVREIGEEIDLEIGPGDDDPSFSNTPLIGGPPREPSAEEQDDSKHMVMVSQLPSDDQDMSKSQPAKRKKKVVKRWREEWADTYKWAYVDVKEGTARIFCSVCREYGRKHRRNPYGNEGSRNMQMSALEEHNNSLLHKEALRLQMASKDKIIVDKPIYVKALMSKTAGSIVEAALKRDPHEVEFVQSVQEVVHALERVIAKNSHYVNIMERLLEPERMILFRIPWVDDRGETHVNRGFRVQFNQALGPCRGGIRFHPSMNLSIAKFLGFEQTLKNALSPYKIGGAAGGSDFDPKGKSDNEVMRFCQSFMNEIYRYLGPDKDLPSEEMGVGTREMGYLFGQYRRLAGHYQGSFTGPRIFWSGSSLRTEATGYGLVFFAQLILSDMNKELKGLRCAVSGSGKIALHVLEKLIAYGALPISVSDSKGYLVDEDGFDYMKISFLRDIKAQQRSLRDYSKTYARSKYYDEAKPWNERCDVAFPCASQNEIDQSDAINLVNSGCRILVEGSNMPCTPEAIDVLRKANVLIAPAVAAGAGGVVAGELELNHECNSMNWSPEDFESKLQEAMKQTYQRALKAATDFGYQKESPEALAHGAVISAFLTVAQAMTDQGCV; this is encoded by the exons ATGCTGCTTCCGGTCAGTGGATTAGGGATGAATTCTGCGATGGATGACATGAACTTGATTCAGCAGGCACAAAGGCACCACTTGGTGGTCAGAGAGATTGGTGAAGAAATTGATTTAGAAATTGGTCCTGGTGATGATGATCCTTCATTTTCTAACACACCCCTTATTGGTGGCCCACCTCGAGAACCTTCTGCTGAAGAGCAAGATGATAGTAAGCATATGGTAATGGTATCTCAACTCCCCAGTGATGATCAGGATATGTCAAAATCACAACCagcaaagaggaagaagaaggtgGTCAAAAGATGGAGAGAGGAATGGGCTGATACCTATAAATGGGCTTATGTTGACGTCAAGGAGGGGACAGCAAGGATTTTTTGTTCAGTTTGTAGAGAATATGGAAGGAAGCATAGAAGAAACCCTTATGGAAACGAGGGCAGCCGGAATATGCAGATGAGTGCATTGGAAGAGCACAACAACAGTTTACTTCACAAAGAAGCTCTTCGACTTCAGATGGCTTCTAAGGATAAAATTATTGTTGACAAACCCATATATGTTAAAG CTCTTATGTCAAAAACGGCTGGATCAATTGTTGAAGCTGCACTTAAAAGGGATCCTCATGAGGTTGAGTTTGTGCAATCAGTGCAAGAAGTTGTTCATGCTCTAGAAAGAGTGATTGCAAAAAATTCTCA TTATGTCAACATCATGGAACGCTTGTTAGAACCTGAACGTATGATTCTCTTCAGAATTCCATGGGTGGATGATAGAGGTGAGACACATGTAAACCGAGGCTTTCGAGTACAATTTAACCAGGCCTTAGGTCCCTGTAGGGGTGGTATACGATTTCATCCATCGATGAACTTAAGTATCGCAAAGTTCCTTGGATTTGAACAG ACTTTAAAGAATGCATTATCACCATACAAAATAGGAGGGGCAGCTGGTGGAAGTGATTTTGATCCAAAAGGAAAAAGTGATAACGAG GTAATGCGCTTTTGCCAAAGTTTCATGAATGAGATCTATCGCTATTTGGGTCCTGACAAG GACCTCCCTTCTGAAGAAATGGGTGTTGGTACTCGGGAAATGGGTTATCTGTTCGGACAATATAGACGCTTAGCAGGCCATTATCAG GGAAGTTTTACAGGGCCAAGGATATTTTGGTCTGGCTCTAGCCTTCGAACTGAAGCTACTGGATATGGGCTG GTATTCTTTGCCCAGCTCATACTTTCTGACATGAATAAGGAGCTTAAAGGATTAAG ATGTGCTGTAAGTGGTTCTGGAAAAATAGCATTGCATGTTCTGGAGAAGCTTATTGCTTATGGTGCTCTTCCAATCTCAGTATCAG ATTCGAAAGGATATTTGGTGGATGAAGATGGATTTGATTATATGAAAATATCCTTCCTGAGAGATATTAAAGCACAACAAAGAAGCTTGAG AGACTATTCAAAGACTTATGCTAGATCCAAGTATTATGATGAAGCAAAACCTTGGAATGAGAGGTGTGATGTAGCATTTCCATGTGCTTCACAGAATGAAATCGATCAATCTGATGCCATTAATTTGGTTAATTCAGGCTGTCGTATACTAGTAGAAG GTTCAAACATGCCGTGCACTCCTGAAGCCATTGATGTTTTGAGAAAAGCCAATGTTCTCATTGCTCCTGCAGTGGCTGCTGGTGCTGGAGGG GTTGTTGCTGGAGAACTTGAGTTAAACCACGAGTGCAATTCAATGAACTGGTCACCTGAGGACTTTGAATCTAAGTTGCAG GAAGCAATGAAACAGACTTACCAGAGAGCACTCAAAGCAGCAACTGATTTTGGATATCAGAAAGAGAGCCCTGA ggctttggctcatggagCTGTCATCTCGGCTTTTCTGACTGTTGCTCAAGCCATGACTGATCAAGGATGTGTATAG
- the LOC133794438 gene encoding uncharacterized protein LOC133794438, with product MYGGQSKLGRGGAGAGRGAGAKRLSSPFPMPPPHRSSASAGAGRLSLGGSASTSNPRNRASGAIAPAPAVEESFSLVAGNNPPAFAMIIRLAPDLVDEIRRVEAQGGTPRIKFGTIANNPNGNAIDVGGKEFRFTWSREFGDKCDIYEERQSGEDGNGLLVESGAAWRKVNVNRFLDESTANHVKMRSEEAERKHKSRKAIILDHGNPSMNSQIKKKLAAAETTPWKHFKQKKEPPSKKRKIEPPPVGGPPKSVYKHGISSTATIKGRPSSSPLPSPPEQFGPVASPLRTVNISKSQTSVDVIPNQMTGKDKAVANSDKELPAKANSVAREMVGRKSSIGSNSVDLQSMLINLLMDNPKGCTLKFLEKAVGDSVPASVRQIEAIMKKIATFQYPGKYLLKPGVETGSSKKRSPDSGSSPDENLHQIPAPEDKHNQTLESELDFKDKVPSQEFDEQGQSNCKLGEEPNELEKIDIQQHSPDLFGEKKVSDNEGHVGSSSDSGSDSDSESDSSDSESDTGSPSRSRSKSKSPVGSGSGSSSDSDSDASSNSKEGSDEDVDIMTSDDDKEPKNKLQSEPVFSRSPIPLRSPDGKPIQGGNDEKQDDHESEAVEIEKDGPDGKQETEIDVVGMSAPSKYDEKPVERTNSFSPDHDKLQNHQNFTGSLFDEGGNVVKDGSRYEQSDSSERMSKGKHKRGAEVKHSDNKFERGKRSKTEKSSEPPVSGSRDAHYQESFHRLPSDRLVEDPNRGAIVQAINGADRDVNGELTSQKVNDQTFSGKSSADFQQSNRRSFEQSAPAKALDSSEKPHNAESMGRIRKHSDKSSHVHEDFPSQKSKFHKDAHYEDGYAIEKKVSRNLKESGVSGKQSVSLDLHHRKHSGGVGKFKDGGQVSGSFLGTSPNDNRAVAERSPAVNGRGSRLQREHSDLELGELREPLPEETPVKRQFDRKSSFKQSENKLSASDNWNSDSKGKPAGKATLLLLKSSSPDQNAKVPSNLEGSNKKRNHEDRAEDSIRSQQRVAQSQPQYHSKVDNAEFPQSGKVETNGNSRQNDGVKFGNNLEGYGESNKKAPATQQFETRRGGQVSHSIKETKKGTSNTVAELTDGRNESILADGNNSERKRRDSSSDENSCSYSKYEKDEPDLKGPIKDYSQYKEYVQEYHDKYDSYCSLNKILDSYRKDFDQLGKDLEFAKGRDMEKYYNILEQLKDSYRQCGTRHKRLKKIFVVLHEELKHLKERIKDFAVSYAKD from the exons ATGTACGGTGGTCAATCCAAGCTCGGTCGGGGCGGCGCCGGCGCCGGAAGAGGTGCCGGAGCTAAGCGACTTAGTTCACCCTTTCCTATGCCTCCCCCTCACCGTTCCTCTGCGTCAGCTGGGGCCGGACGCCTCTCACTTGGTGGCTCCGCCTCAACTTCCAATCCCCGAAACCGCGCGTCCGGAGCAATTGCTCCGGCGCCGGCCGTTGAAGAGTCATTTAGCTTAGTGGCGGGCAATAACCCGCCTGCTTTTGCCATGATCATTAGACTGGCGCCCGACTTGGTCGATGAGATCAGGCGTGTCGAAGCCCAAGGCGGAACCCCCCGTATCAAATTCGGCACCATAGCTAATAATCCCAACGGAAAT GCTATTGATGTTGGTGGGAAGGAGTTTAGGTTTACGTGGTCAAGAGAATTTGGTGATAAGTGTGATATTTACGAAGAACGGCAAAGCGGTGAAGATGGAAACGGTTTGCTTGTTGAATCTGGGGCAGCATGGCGCAAGGTAAATGTGAATCGATTTTTGGACGAGTCCACTGCGAACCATGTTAAAATGCGTTCAGAGGAAGCTGAACGCAAGCATAAATCACGCAA GGCCATCATCTTAGACCATGGGAACCCATCTATGAACAGCCAAATAAAGAAGAAGCTAGCTGCTGCTGAGA CTACCCCGTGGAAGCATTTCAAACAGAAGAAAGAGCCTCCATCTAAGAAAAGGAAAATTGAACCACCTCCAG TTGGAGGTCCTCCCAAATCTGTGTACAAACATGGGATATCATCCACAGCTACCATCAAGGGCAGACCCTCATCATCTCCACTTCCATCTCCCCCAGAGCAATTTGGTCCTGTAGCATCTCCGTTAAGAACTGTAAATATTTCCAAAAGTCAAACAAGTGTAGATGTTATACCCAATCAAATGACTGGTAAAGACAAAGCTGTTGCTAACTCTGACAAGGAACTCCCAGCCAAGGCTAACAGTGTAGCACGGGAAATGGTGGGACGTAAAAGCAGTATTGGATCTAATTCAGTGGATTTGCAGAGTATGCTGATTAATTTGCTAATGGATAATCCAAAGGGGTGTACCTTGAAG TTTCTGGAGAAAGCTGTTGGGGATTCAGTTCCAGCCTCAGTTAGGCAAATTGAAGCCATTATGAAGAAA ATTGCAACTTTCCAATATCCTGGAAAATATCTCTTGAAACCAGGAGTGGAGACAGGAAGCTCCAAAAAACGTTCGCCTGATAGTGGAAG TTCTCCAGATGAGAACCTTCATCAGATACCCGCTCCTGAAGACAAGCATAATCAGACACTTGAGTCAGAATTGGATTTTAAAGACAAAGTCCCATCTCAGGAATTTGATGAGCAAGGACAGTCCAACTGTAAGCTTGGAGAAGAGCCTAATGAGTTAGAAAAAATTGATATCCAGCAGCATTCACCTGATCTTTTTGGTGAAAAAAAGGTCTCTGACAATGAAGGGCATGTAGGCAGTTCTAGTGATAGTGGAAGTGACAGTGATAGTGAAAGTGACAGCAGTGACAGTGAAAGTGATACCGGGAGCCCCAGTAGAAGCAGAAGCAAAAGTAAAAGCCCAGTTGGCAGCGGGAGTGGGAGTAGTagcgatagtgatagtgatgcgTCTTCCAACAGTAAGGAGGGTTCTGATGAGGATGTGGATATTATGACGAGTGATGATGACAAAGAGCCCAAGAATAAATTGCAATCTGAACCTGTATTTTCTAGATCGCCCATTCCATTGAGAAGTCCTGATGGCAAGCCCATTCAGGGCGGTAATGATGAGAAGCAAGATGATCATGAATCAGAGGCTGTTGAGATAGAGAAAGATGGGCCTGATGGCAAACAGGAGACTGAAATAGATGTAGTTGGTATGTCTGCTCCTTCCAAATATGATGAGAAACCTGTAGAAAGAACTAATAGCTTTTCGCCTGATCATGATAAGCTTCAAAACCATCAAAATTTTACAGGAAGTTTGTTTGATGAAGGGGGCAATGTTGTTAAGGATGGCTCTAGGTATGAACAATCAGATAGCTCTGAGAGGATGTCTAAAGGAAAACACAAAAGGGGTGCGGAGGTAAAACACTCAGATAACAAGTTTGAGAGGGGAAAAAGGTCAAAAACAGAAAAGTCATCCGAACCTCCTGTTTCTGGTAGTAGGGATGCCCACTACCAGGAGAGTTTCCACAGATTGCCTTCTGACAGACTTGTTGAAGACCCTAATAGGGGAGCCATCGTTCAAGCCATAAATGGAGCTGATAGGGATGTGAATGGTGAACTGACTTCACAGAAAGTAAATGACCAAACATTTTCTGGAAAATCCAGTGCAGATTTCCAGCAATCAAATCGAAGGTCGTTTGAACAAAGTGCACCAGCAAAGGCTCTCGATTCATCAGAGAAACCTCATAATGCTGAAAGCATGGGACGCATCCGTAAACATTCTGACAAGAGTTCTCACGTTCATGAAGATTTCCCTTCACAAAAGTCTAAATTTCACAAGGATGCTCATTATGAGGATGGTTATGCTATTGAGAAAAAGGTTTCAAGAAATTTGAAGGAAAGTGGTGTGAGTGGCAAACAGTCGGTGTCCTTGGATTTGCATCATAGGAAACACAGTGGAGGAGTTGGGAAGTTTAAGGATGGTGGACAGGTTTCTGGCTCATTTTTGGGTACTTCACCTAATGATAACAGAGCAGTTGCTGAGAGATCCCCTGCTGTTAATGGGAGAGGCAGTAGACTCCAACGAGAGCATTCAGACTTGGAGTTAGGTGAACTTCGTGAGCCCCTACCTGAGGAAACACCTGTTAAAAGGCAATTTGATAGAAAAAGCTCGTTTAAACAGTCAGAGAATAAACTAAGCGCTTCAGACAACTGGAACTCAGATAGTAAAGGGAAGCCTGCAGGAAAGGCAactttacttttgctaaaatcctCTTCACCCGACCAGAATGCCAAGGTTCCAAGCAATTTGGAAGGCTCAAATAAAAAGAGGAATCATGAAGACCGTGCTGAAGATTCAATACGGTCTCAACAGAGGGTTGCACAATCTCAACCGCAGTACCATTCAAAAGTAGACAATGCCGAATTTCCTCAGTCCGGCAAAGTAGAGACAAATGGTAATTCTCGACAAAATGATGGAGTGAAATTTGGGAATAATCTGGAAGGTTATGGAGAAAGTAATAAGAAAGCACCTGCTACTCAGCAGTTTGAAACCAGACGGGGAGGACAAGTTTCCCACTCCATAAAAGAAACGAAAAAAGGCACATCTAATACAGTGGCAGAATTAACTGATGGACGAAATGAGTCAATTTTGGCAGATGGCAATAATAGTGAACGAAAGAGAAGAGATTCCTCCTCAGATGAAAATAGCTGTTCTTACTCTAAGTATGAAAAAGATGAGCCAGATCTCAAGGGACCAATAAAAGATTACTCTCA ATACAAGGAGTATGTGCAGGAGTATCATGACAAATATGATTCTTACTGTTCCCTCAACAAGATACTAGATAGTTACAG GAAAGACTTTGATCAACTTGGAAAGGACCTTGAGTTTGCTAAAGGCAGGGATATGGAGAAATATTATAACATCTTGGAGCAACTGAAGGATTCATATCGCCAGTGTGGGACG AGACACAAGAGGCTGAAGAAAATATTTGTGGTGCTTCATGAAGAATTGAAG CACCTTAAGGAGAGGATTAAAGATTTCGCTGTTTCTTATGCAAAAGATTGA